Proteins encoded in a region of the Mucilaginibacter sabulilitoris genome:
- a CDS encoding SDR family NAD(P)-dependent oxidoreductase translates to MNIIITGASSGVGFEAVIELILSGSHKVIALARSQDKLERLLEIAHGLNPDCQLFALNFDIVHDDYAGLQQFIAANFDNRVDILINNAGVLVNKPFTELLESDFVEMLQSNFMGHVRIIQALIPLMPAGSHILNIGSMGGFQGSTKFPGLSAYSASKAALHTLTECLAQELTEQDIKVNCLALGSAQTEMLEKAFPGYQSPVLAFEMGKYVADFALTGHKFFNGKVLPVAATTP, encoded by the coding sequence ATGAACATCATTATAACAGGCGCCAGCAGCGGCGTAGGATTTGAAGCTGTAATTGAACTGATACTTTCGGGCAGCCATAAGGTAATAGCGCTGGCCCGCTCACAGGATAAATTAGAACGTTTGCTGGAAATAGCCCACGGGCTTAATCCTGACTGCCAGCTTTTCGCCCTGAATTTTGACATTGTTCATGATGATTACGCGGGCCTGCAACAATTTATTGCCGCTAACTTTGATAACCGTGTAGATATTTTAATAAACAATGCCGGTGTACTTGTTAATAAACCTTTTACCGAATTATTGGAAAGTGATTTTGTAGAGATGCTGCAAAGTAATTTTATGGGTCACGTACGCATTATACAAGCACTGATACCCCTGATGCCAGCCGGCTCACATATCCTGAATATTGGCAGTATGGGCGGCTTTCAGGGGAGTACCAAATTTCCGGGACTATCTGCCTATTCGGCCAGTAAGGCTGCTTTACATACGCTAACCGAATGCCTGGCTCAGGAGCTAACCGAACAGGACATCAAAGTAAATTGCCTTGCACTCGGGTCGGCGCAAACTGAAATGCTGGAGAAAGCGTTCCCGGGTTACCAGTCGCCGGTATTGGCATTTGAAATGGGTAAATATGTTGCCGATTTCGCGCTTACCGGACATAAGTTCTTCAACGGGAAAGTGTTGCCTGTTGCTGCAACTACGCCTTAA